The nucleotide window CAATCGGCTCGGCCTCGTCGACGGGGTCGAGGTGAGCGCAGACGGTGAACATTTCACGATCGACACGGCGTCGGTCGTCAACGCCGCCGGGGTGTGGTCCGACGAGGTCCGGTGCTTCGACGAGGGCACCGACCCCGACTCGATGCGGCCGGCCAAAGGGGTGCACATCGCCATCCCCCACTATCTCGTGCAGAACGAGGTCGCTGCGGTCATCCCCGTTCCCGGAGACAAGCGCACCGTGTTCGTGGTGCCCAACGGCGAGTTCACCTACGTCGGCACCACCGACACCGATTACGACGGGCCACTCGACGATCCGCAGTGCACCCCCGACGACATCGCGTATCTGCTGTCGGCCATCAACGGCAGCAACGTCAACACGGTCACCACCGCCGACATCGTCGGTTCGTGGGCCGGACTTCGCCCGCTCGTGAAGTCCGCATCGTCGGGGCGCACCGCCGACCTCAGCCGAGGCCACAACGTGCACCTCGCCGAGTCGGGGGTCGTGACGATCACCGGCGGCAAACTCACCACCTACCGCCACATGGCCGACGACACGGTCGATGTCGTCGTGCGCGACGTGCTCGGCGCCCGCGCCCCCGAGGGCGCACGGAAGTGCCGGACCAAGAAGATCCGCCTGCGCGGGGCCGACGGCTTCGAGTCGGTGAGCGAAGCCGCCGCGAGTTACGGCGTCGCCGACCACGTCGCACACCACCTGTCGCGCCGCTACGGCGGGGAGGCCCGGGCGGTGATGGGGCTCATCAAGGCCGAACCCGAACTCGGCGAGCCGCTCGTGGGCGGCTTGCCCTACGTGCGTGCCGAGGCCGTTTTCGCGGTCCGCCACGAGATGGCTCGCACGGTCGACGACGTGTTGAGCCGCCGCACCCGCGCCCGACTGTTGGCACGAGACGACAGCGCCGCCGCCGCCGACGACGTGGCCGAACTCATCGCAGCGGATCTCGGGTGGGACGCCGAGGCTGCGGCGGCTTCCGCGGCCGAGTTCCGCGCCGGGGTGGCACATGAGCGCGACGCCGCCGGCCTCCCCGAGGTGTTGTTGGCCCACGCCCTCGGCTGACGGGCAGACTGGGAGCCATACATCGCCCGTACACGTCCCCCGTCCGGGCCTGCAACGAGGATCCTTCGCCGTGACCGACACCGGCCTGTCCATCTCGATGATCCGTTCGCTCGACTGGGCGACGATCTGGCGGGCAGCGGTTTCGACCGCCACCTTCGCCGTGCCGCTCACGCTGTTGCAGTGGTGGCTCATCGAAACGGATCGGGCATCCAAGGGCGACTCGCTCATGTTGTTGCTCAACCTGGCGATCATGGGCAGCGGCGCCCTCGGCGGGTTCGCCGCAGCCAAGCTCGCGCCGCGACTTGCGCTGCAACACGGCGCGGTGGCTCCGGCCCTCGCCGCCATCGCCATTCA belongs to Microthrixaceae bacterium and includes:
- a CDS encoding glycerol-3-phosphate dehydrogenase/oxidase encodes the protein MSFASFERSTALTRLRDESFDLVVIGGGITGAGVALDAASRGLKVAMVERDDFASGTSSKSSKLIHGGLRYLQQGDVALVYEALAERQTLLNNAPHLVELLPFLIPMVGEGGVLPAKASRLLGGAMWGYDLTGGFRIGKLHERLTKAEALAYMPTLPADNLVSAYLYYDATADDARLVLTVARTAALHFGAVVANGVEVAGLRHNRLGLVDGVEVSADGEHFTIDTASVVNAAGVWSDEVRCFDEGTDPDSMRPAKGVHIAIPHYLVQNEVAAVIPVPGDKRTVFVVPNGEFTYVGTTDTDYDGPLDDPQCTPDDIAYLLSAINGSNVNTVTTADIVGSWAGLRPLVKSASSGRTADLSRGHNVHLAESGVVTITGGKLTTYRHMADDTVDVVVRDVLGARAPEGARKCRTKKIRLRGADGFESVSEAAASYGVADHVAHHLSRRYGGEARAVMGLIKAEPELGEPLVGGLPYVRAEAVFAVRHEMARTVDDVLSRRTRARLLARDDSAAAADDVAELIAADLGWDAEAAAASAAEFRAGVAHERDAAGLPEVLLAHALG